The sequence below is a genomic window from Lolium perenne isolate Kyuss_39 chromosome 4, Kyuss_2.0, whole genome shotgun sequence.
GCTTCGCAAGCTTGATGCTATCATCGGCGATGCTTCCGAGCTCTTCCGTATCTACAAGGTGCTCATGCGATCGACTCCAGATGACCTCATCGCAGTTACAACCAATAACTGCAACCGTCCGATAATTTTGATACAGTCAAACAAGTGCATGTGGTTCCTGAATCAAACTCCCTTCGTCAGCATCATCGACGTTGCCTTTCTTGGAGATAGACTCTATGGGATCACCAAGGAGGATGACCTTGTCTCCCTCCATATCACCTTTGATGATGTTCAAAACATACCAATGGTTACCGTAGAGTGGGTCATATGGAGCAACATTGATGATGACTCAGATGTAGCAAACAACGATGAGGATACAGAACTGAATTGGAAAACTGGGGACGGCATGATAGACGGTGGCATCACATTTGAACATGGATTTCTGGTCTTCCGATACTTGCTAGAGTCATGTGGTAACCTTCTCATGGTAAGGCGACAACTCAATGGTGTGAAACTCAACTACAAGGTGGAGGTATTTAAGGCAAACATGAGTGCAAGAAGATGGATTCCAATGTCTGCAGGTGGACTAGGGGGTCAGGCGCTTTTTATCAGCAAACGCTTCAGCAAGTCCATTTCTGCTCGCGGAGAGTTAGAGCCGGATGCAATTTATTTTATCGATTTTGGCCGAGTCTTCAGCATGAAACCTCACCCCACAAGCTCCCAAGGGAGATATATTGGTACTTTTCATCATCCAACTCCTCTCGATTCTATCTCAACAACGTGGGTCTTTCCTCCAAATTAGTTGGATTTGTTACTCTAGCTTCATGTATGCAGTGGATTTGAAGTTCCTTCAGCCTATTACAGTTATAGGACGTCGTTATTGGTCTTTTCTATAGTGCATCTGTCGAAGATCCCGCAAAATATGACATCACAAACACTTTTGCAATATATCACATTTGATATGCCATAGCTCATAATACAAATGTCAATtgcaaaaaatttaaaaaatgaagTTTGCGCTGCTTTTCAACATTGATGTGAAGAACAACATGTAGTCATATTTCGATCATCACACTCAATTCATACATAGATTACGGTTCATACATAGTTCACATATACTTTATACATAGATTAGGGTTCATACTATACGGGTATGGGTATGCTATTGCTCTATCCTACCTATAGTCACATACCCTACTCATCGCCATCCTTAAGTGTGAAGCAACAAAGCCATAGGAAGCAATGAAATACCTATGATAATAAAACTGAAGGGAAAAGAATAATTAAACAGTGCATCTCTTCAAATGATTGCAATCCTTAAGATACTTATGGTATTGTACTAATCTACATTTATGATTTGTGATCAGGGGAAATAATATGTAGGAAAAATATATTTACTTAAGCATCAGGAAATTTTATATCCGAGTGTCTATGAACCTAGAAACCAACAAGAGAATAGAATCCAACCCCCGGAAACCACATGTGTAAACCGAGCTACATGTAACTCGGTTTCCGAAAAATTCAAAACCAACAGTTTAAAgtttcagaaaaatctgaaaataaatctaGATTTCAACAATGTTATGTTCTATCATTGTGTAAAATTTCAAATCGAAATACCTTATATTGTGGTATGAAAAAAAAGCAAAATTTGGCATCTATAGTAGTGAAGAATGCAACATTTTAAAACCTCAAAATATGTCAGACTTTGTCATTTTTGTGCAGCCCATAATGTAAGGTATTTCAAGTTAAAAATTTGCACGTACGTAGATCATAACATTATACATCAAGATTTTTTTCAGATTCTTTGAAAACTTAAAATATCATTTGAATTTTTGAAAAAAAGCTCTGCGTAACTCGAGTTACAAAAATCCACACTCACCTAATCTCAGTTTATTTCCTTCGTTTGGGATAAGCAAGGCAGAAAGCCACGGAGCTTTGAATTTCATGCCAATCTCTGAAGTACAGCCATATAAATTATACAATAGATACTATTACTATATTGTACAGAGCTAACACGAACTGAAATTATCAGCCGAAAATGGTAAGAGATAACATGAACTGAACTGTCACAACAACCATGGTGCATTGTTGATTAGTAGTGTGTTGGCTAGAGTTGGTGCGCTCTGTTGTTTGGTTCTCTATTAGGCTTGGTTGTGGGCGTGTTGTTTGTATGGGCTTTGTTCTGTTGGTTTAATTTTTGTCCAGTTTTCTCCTTAAAACTAGAAACTATCTTCTCAATTAAAATAGATGAACTGATGAAGCAGGAACTATCAGTATACATAATTCAAGGGAAAAAGACAGATGCTAGGAGTATGTAGTACATCGAAAAAGTCGAGTATCTCAGTCGTGTGGCCTCGTGGGCTTGCAGCACCTCTTTTTAAACGATGACCAGATGTGAGAGCTGTTGAGCGACGCGGACTGACCGGTCTGTGATGATGATGGACACAACCACACATGCACGGCAGTGTGGTCGCGCTGGGACACGTGATGTGATCACTGAGCAGCCATGTCTCGAGCGCTCAGGTCAAAGCAAGCGTTAGATGCATGCATTtaaaaaaacaaagcaaaatatttAATATTTTCATTGATAAAAAATAAAATATATTGTTCAGTTAATTATCGGTAAACCGGACAAAAACCGATACAACAAGGCCGGTTGAACCGGCACAAAACAACGATGAGACACACATTGTCGAGAGGGACATCACCGGGCATCACACATGCGTCATCGTTGCCGCTTCTCCAAAAGTAGTGAACCCGACTTTGCTATCGACTTCCATGAGAGACGCGCTCACCGCAACAGGAACATGAAGTCATAAGAACCACCAAACAACCGGCCACACACATTGGCGGAGCTAGCAGGGGGTAGAGGAGGGTCGACCAACCCGGCTCAGTTGGGCGGAAAAAAGATTAGGACCGAATCCTCAGTCGCGTGCTTGCTCATGGCCTCAAATCACGTACTCGGTCACGCGCCTCTCCCCACGCCACCCGACCGCCTCCTTTCTTGCCGGCCGCCGCCACATCCCGCCCCGGCGGACCACTGCCACGCAACTAGCAGCGCCCCACCCATGCAGCACCACGccccgttgatacgtctccaacgtatcgataatttcttatgttccatgctactttattgatgatacctacatgttttatgcatactttatgtcatatttatgcattttccgacactaacctattaacaagatgccgaagagccgattctttgtttctgctgtttttggtttcagaaatcctagtaaggaaatattctcggaattggacgaaatcaacgcccaggggcctatttttccacgaagcttccagaagaccggaggacttacgaagtggggccacgaggcgacgacacactagggcagcgcggcctggcccttggccgcgccggcctgttgtgtggggccctcgtgtggccccctgacctgcccttccgcctgcaaatagcctttgtcgcgaaacccccagtaccgagagccacgatacggaaaaccttccagagacgccgccgccgccaatcccatctcgggggattcaggagatcgcctccggcaccctgccggagaggggaatcatctcccggaggactctacaccgccatggtcacctccggagtgatgtgtgagtagttcacccctggactatgggtccatagcagtagctagatggttgtcttctcctcattgtgctatcattgtcggatcttgtgagctgcctaacatgatcaagatcatctatctgtaatactatatgttgtgtttgttgggatccgatggatagtgaatactatgttatgttgattatcaatctatcatgtgttgtttatgatcttgcatgctctccgttgctagtagaggctctggccaagtttttgcttgtaactccaagagggagtatatatgctcgatagtgggttcatgcctccattaaatctgggacagtgacagaaagttctaaggttgtggatgtgctattgccactagtgataaaacatcgatgctatgtctaaggatgtagttgtcggttacattacacaccatacttaatgcaattgtctgttgtttacaacttaatactggaaggggttcggatgataacctgaaggtggactttttaggcatagatgcatgctggatagcggtctatgtactttgtcgtaatgcccaattaaatctcacaatactcttcatatcatggatgtgcattgtcatgccttcattatttgtcaattgcccaactgtaatttgttcacccaacatgctaattcttatgggagagacacctctagtgaactgtggaccccggtcctattctttacatctgaaatacaatctactgcaattgttctttactgttttctgcaaacatcatcatccacactatacatctaatcctttgttacagcaagccggtgagattgacaacctcactgttacgttggggcaaagtactttggttgcgttgtgcaggttccacgttggtgcctgctgcgcgtggttgacgtatgtctttccgttcaacacgcgtccgttgggaaccccaagaggaaggtgtgatgcgtacagcagtaagttttccctcagtaagaaaccaagatttatcgaaccagtaggagccaagaagcacgttgaaggttgatggcggcgagaagtagtgaggcgcaacaccagggattccggcgccaacgtggaacctgcacaacacaaccaaagtactttgccccaacgaaacagcgaggttgtcaatctcaccggcttgctgtaacaaaggattagatgtatagtgtggatgatgattgtttgcagagaacagtagaacaagtattgcagtagattgtattcgatgtaaaagaatggaccgaggtccatagttcactagaggtgtctctcccataagataaatagcatgttgggtgaacaaattacagttgggcaattgacaaatagagagggcatgacaatgcacatacatgatatg
It includes:
- the LOC127348793 gene encoding uncharacterized protein, whose protein sequence is MESPSPWSDEFLGLAIDGLHALCRAWGSASSPPWSDLPHELLGLVLAGLHHPADRVRFRSVCRSWYSAPSPPQLPWIDPVCRSWYTVSSRRQQSSVQSVCRLMETPDTPADVSWLCICRSIFSPRRRPWIVLPGGFFLDEMALKFSDCGPHPTASFPENLRCIGSTNSWLALDSVDDEKRHNYFLHNPFSKATVSLRKLDAIIGDASELFRIYKVLMRSTPDDLIAVTTNNCNRPIILIQSNKCMWFLNQTPFVSIIDVAFLGDRLYGITKEDDLVSLHITFDDVQNIPMVTVEWVIWSNIDDDSDVANNDEDTELNWKTGDGMIDGGITFEHGFLVFRYLLESCGNLLMVRRQLNGVKLNYKVEVFKANMSARRWIPMSAGGLGGQALFISKRFSKSISARGELEPDAIYFIDFGRVFSMKPHPTSSQGRYIGTFHHPTPLDSISTTWVFPPN